The genome window ATATTGCTCGAGGAAAGCGGGATTGATCTCGGCATAGAGCTCGCGCGCGATATCGTAGGAAACGTTGAGGATCTCGGTCTGCTGCGCACCGGCCATCCCGGCAGGCAGGCTCAGGACGAGCGTCGTTGCGATGGCGATGGGTTTCATCTCGGGCCTTCCAATGTCGGTATCTCTGATCGCTTGCGGCATAGGTGCCCGTTCCGCCTGCACAGACAATGGCGGCATCCCTCGAAAAGGAGAGTTTCGCGCGCCGACCGGTCAGGCGCGGAAAGCCCGTTCCGCCGATCGCGGGTTCTGCGGAACGCACGATCGCGGCCGGTCGGGCCGAATTCAGGTCGATGCCGCCCAGCCCAACGTCGCGCGGATCGCCCCGCGCGTCTCGTTGAGGCTGTGGCGGATCTGAGGCGCATAGGGCATGACCTCCATCCCGGGGCCGTAACCCCAGGCCGCGCAAGCCTGCGCCTGCGCGCGGGTAAGCGTTGCATGCCCGAGATAATTTCCGTTCCGATCGGCGATATCCTCGGGCACCGTATCTTCTGCGGGGACGCCCAGAAAGGCCGCCAGCGCCGCGCGCCAGTCCATCGGCCGGGCGACGAGATCCTCATAGCGCAACACCACGACGTTGTGGAGGAAGGGCAGGTCGGTCGCGAGGATCTCGTGCGCTGCGATCCAGTGGTCGATCAGATCGCCGGGCGCGCCGTCCACCCACTTGGCGACGGCCCCCGCGACGGCCTCGGGATGGCGAATGACCACGACGAATTGCGACAGCGGAAAGAGCTGCTGGTAAAGCCGCATCCGGGTGAGGTTCACGGGCGATTTCTCGACCCGCCAGGATCCCGCGCCGAAGAACGGAGCCCAGTCGGCCTCCATACGGTCGCGCGTGGCGCGCTTGTCGTAGGGCGACCCCTCGACATGGTGCTGCGCCGGGTCCGTCGCGAAGTGCATGGGTGCCCCGTGACGGGCCGTATGCGGGATCGCACCCTGCAGATAGACGCCCTCGTTCTCGGGGACCGGCGCGTTCCGGATCGCGGCGATGCCGGGCAGACCGGCAATGATCCGCGCAACCAGTGACGTACCGGATCGGTGCAAT of Palleronia sp. LCG004 contains these proteins:
- a CDS encoding sulfotransferase, producing the protein MLPHRYVFVGGLHRSGTSLVARIIAGLPGIAAIRNAPVPENEGVYLQGAIPHTARHGAPMHFATDPAQHHVEGSPYDKRATRDRMEADWAPFFGAGSWRVEKSPVNLTRMRLYQQLFPLSQFVVVIRHPEAVAGAVAKWVDGAPGDLIDHWIAAHEILATDLPFLHNVVVLRYEDLVARPMDWRAALAAFLGVPAEDTVPEDIADRNGNYLGHATLTRAQAQACAAWGYGPGMEVMPYAPQIRHSLNETRGAIRATLGWAAST